In a genomic window of Fervidobacterium gondwanense DSM 13020:
- a CDS encoding IS1/IS1595 family N-terminal zinc-binding domain-containing protein, producing the protein MPKRYSTSFYKNGHDKYGNQQFLCKLCHHSFKLSHSHKHKNFSFPYPKCPSCGRSKVFG; encoded by the coding sequence TTGCCAAAACGTTATTCCACCAGCTTTTACAAAAACGGTCATGACAAATACGGTAACCAACAATTCCTTTGCAAACTCTGCCATCATTCCTTCAAACTTTCCCATTCTCACAAACACAAAAACTTCTCTTTCCCTTATCCCAAATGCCCTTCTTGTGGTAGGTCTAAGGTTTTTGGGTAG